In a single window of the Rhinolophus ferrumequinum isolate MPI-CBG mRhiFer1 chromosome 21, mRhiFer1_v1.p, whole genome shotgun sequence genome:
- the CHRNE gene encoding acetylcholine receptor subunit epsilon, whose amino-acid sequence MAGALLSVLFLLQLLGGSEGNEELRLYHHLFDNYDPGRRPVRGPEDTVTISLKVTLTNLISLNEKEETLTTSVWIGIDWQDYRLNYSKDDFGGVQTLRVPAELVWLPEIVLENNIDGQFGVAYDANVLVYEGGSVTWLPPAIYRSTCAVEVTYFPFDWQNCSLVFRSQTYNAEEVAFVFAVDDDGETISKIDIDTEAYTENGEWAIDFCPGVIRRHDGVSPDGPGDTDIIYTLIIRRKPLFYVINIIVPCVLISGLVLLAYFLPAQAGGQKCTVSINVLLAQTVFLFLIAQKIPETSLSVPLLGRYLIFVMVVATLIVMNCVIVLNVSLRTPTTHATSPRLRHVLLDLLPRLLGSGAPPDTPRAASPPRRASSVGILLRAEELILKKPRSELVFEGQRHRHGTWTAALCQSLGAAAPEIRCCVDAINFVAESTRDQEATGEEISDWLRMGKALDNICFWAALVLFSVGSSLIFLGGYLNQVPELPYPPCM is encoded by the exons ATGGCAGGAGCTCTGCTCAGCGTCCTGTTCCTCTTGCAGCTCCTGG GCGGAAGTGAGGGGAATGAGGAGTTGCGGCTTTATCACCATCTCTTTGACAACTATGACCCAGGACGCCGGCCAGTGAGGGGGCCTGAGGATACTGTCACCATCAGCCTCAAGGTCACCCTGACCAACCTCATCTCACTG AATGAGAAAGAGGAGACCCTCACTACCAGCGTCTGGATTGGAATC GATTGGCAGGATTACCGACTCAACTACAGCAAGGACGACTTTGGGGGCGTACAAACCCTGCGGGTTCCTGCAGAACTCGTGTGGCTACCAGAGATTGTGCTGGAAAACAA TATTGACGGCCAGTTCGGCGTGGCCTACGACGCCAACGTGCTGGTCTACGAGGGTGGCTCCGTGACTTGGTTACCCCCGGCTATCTACCGCAGCACCTGCGCCGTGGAAGTTACCTACTTCCCCTTCGACTGGCAGAACTGCTCGCTCGTTTTCCG CTCTCAGACGTACAATGCCGAAGAGGTGGCGTTCGTCTTTGCTGTGGACGATGACGGCGAGACCATTAGCAAGATCGATATCGACACCGAGGCCTATACTG AGAACGGGGAATGGGCCATTGACTTTTGCCCCGGTGTGATCCGTCGCCACGACGGTGTCTCCCCTGATGGTCCAGGGGACACTGACATCATCTACACGCTCATCATTCGCCGGAAGCCGCTCTTCTACGTCATTAACATCATCGTGCCCTGCGTGCTCATCTCAGGCCTGGTGCTGCTCGCCTACTTCCTGCCAGCGCAGG CTGGCGGACAGAAATGCACCGTCTCCATCAACGTCCTGCTCGCCCAGACTGTCTTCTTGTTCCTGATTGCGCAGAAAATCCCAGAGACGTCTCTGAGCGTGCCGCTGCTGGGCAG GTATCTCATTTTCGTCATGGTGGTTGCCACGCTTATTGTTATGAATTGCGTCATCGTGCTCAACGTGTCTTTACGGACGCCGACCACCCACGCCACGTCCCCGCGACTGCGCCAC GTCTTGTTGGATTTGCTGCCGCGGCTTCTGGGCTCAGGCGCTCCCCCCGACACCCCTCGCGCCGCCTCGCCCCCTAGACGGGCGTCGTCGGTGGGTATACTGCTCCGTGCGGAGGAGCTGATACTGAAAAAGCCGCGGAGTGAGCTGGTGTTTGAGGGACAGAGGCACCGGCACGGGACCTGGACTG CCGCCCTCTGCCAGAGCCTGGGCGCCGCCGCCCCCGAAATCCGCTGCTGTGTGGATGCCATAAACTTCGTGGCCGAGAGCACCCGAGACCAGGAGGCCACTGGCGAG gagATTTCCGACTGGCTGCGCATGGGGAAGGCCCTTGACAACATCTGCTTCTGGGCCGCTCTGGTGCTCTTCAGTGTGGGCTCCAGCCTCATCTTCCTCGGGGGCTACTTAAACCAAGTGCCCGAACTGCCCTACCCGCCGTGTATGTAG
- the C21H17orf107 gene encoding LOW QUALITY PROTEIN: uncharacterized protein C17orf107 homolog (The sequence of the model RefSeq protein was modified relative to this genomic sequence to represent the inferred CDS: inserted 3 bases in 2 codons; deleted 2 bases in 1 codon; substituted 2 bases at 2 genomic stop codons), translating to MNGAPSSLETXLWVYHFYSSTEVRRSPPPFLSSLELAVAAAHEYLEXRFRELKPLEPREPKKPPAPKPTLGLVLREVAAGVXNFGPPCLHFSALGLQQEVRRLDGNRQPGPGPAPDVGDPGGGLARXAQAVGQGALQARAAAGASARLLLQGTWLCLCGRNLQGSASFLQQCRCQLGLEAPGEPRYSRDLKVASSNNAEDGELGNPSPS from the exons ATGAACGGGGCTCCCAGCTCCCTGGAAAC GCTGTGGGTCTACCACTTCTACAGCTCTACGGAGGTGAGGCGAT ccccccccccctttctttcttccctggaaCTTGCGGTGGCCGCAGCTCATGAGTATTTGGAGTAGAGGTTCAGAGAACTGAAGCCCCTGGAGCCGCGGGAGCCAAAGAAACCTCCCGCCCCGAAACCCACCCTGGGGCTGGTGCTAAGAGAAGTCGCAGCCGGCGTCTGAAACTTCGGCCCACCTTGT CTGCACTTCTCAGCTCTGGGGCTGCAGCAGGAGGTGCGCCGACTAGACGGCAAC CGGCAGCCCGGGCCCGGCCCAGCCCCAGACGTCGGGGATCCGGGTGGAGGACTGGCTC TAGCCCAGGCCGTGGGGCAGGGGGCTCTGCAAGCCCGGGCTGCGGCGGGCGCCAGCGCCCGGCTCCTTCTCCAGGGTACGTGGCTATGTCTGTGTGGACGTAATCTGCAAGGGTCCGCCTCATTTCTGCAGCAATGCCGATGCCAGCTGGGCCTCGAAGCCCCCGGGGAACCG AGATACTCTAGAGACCTCAAGGTGGCGTCCAGCAACAATGCTGAGGACGGAGAACTAGGGAATCCTTCGCCATCCTAG